Proteins found in one Zea mays cultivar B73 chromosome 1, Zm-B73-REFERENCE-NAM-5.0, whole genome shotgun sequence genomic segment:
- the LOC100275610 gene encoding uncharacterized protein LOC100275610 gives MDDAWSWLASLPPPLRDEDGPDTPLPAPWSLPLAASTDGASIVLRADTSPAASSSPADGDDGDGEPALLVAFSVAINGAGGDARALWASEGFAASSPVAPRVQLLVQLLNEVLALSPYVPCLGAGVDGLGGDASEAKVDAETVSAVVGAAEAGPSAPGAAFFSLALLLRLFWLCATDAPADAGYLYFRDLGSEIERGLGECRPALAVFLRSVGPDVEDRFMRSLGYMLAKWCLLREIQAVAGSAAKLEAPRRRRALPAACLSYATEVHGLLILKGYAPVLAMPRVTGPASTSIAASPHELPEEPALRYGLAHQQLEAVAQLEYAARVRDRRFVTVSVRVDNVRVRVAPLAFRSNDGGGNDGEEAEDDDDAGVDDIMDGESHFPSRIRLWVGPRFGASYATGPSLGRSTGNPERDVEMTRTVKGAFSGATKPANGGVVPRIKAKMRSSARTRSRSWRWEQEAEGSAGVFEGVLYDPVTGTEVSAWRPAGTGGGGGTGATDPRNGMRRRYGGPGRAFSKMRGLVVAGDELPEEMTWRVGREAEGRTLRWRLGLKAWVTYLPNEARSRHFETRCIEWAHEVDLPLLAVDGDQS, from the coding sequence ATGGACGACGCGTGGTCGTGGCTGGCCTCCCTGCCGCCTCCTCTTCGTGATGAAGACGGGCCCGACACACCGTTGCCGGCGCCATGGTCTCTCCCGCTCGCTGCCTCCACCGACGGCGCTTCCATCGTGCTGCGGGCCGACACAAGTCCCGCTGCTTCTTCGTCTCCGGCCGACGGCGATGACGGTGACGGCGAGCCCGCGCTGCTCGTCGCTTTCTCCGTCGCCATCAACGGCGCAGGCGGCGACGCGCGCGCGCTGTGGGCGTCCGAAGGCTTCGCGGCGTCCTCGCCGGTCGCGCCGAGGGTGCAGCTTCTGGTACAGCTCCTCAACGAGGTACTCGCGCTCTCTCCGTACGTCCCTTGCTTGGGCGCGGGCGTTGACGGTCTCGGCGGGGACGCGTCCGAGGCCAAGGTGGACGCGGAGACGGTCTCCGCCGTCGTCGGCGCCGCTGAAGCCGGTCCATCTGCGCCCGGCGCGGCCTTCTTCTCGCTCGCTCTTCTTCTGCGGCTCTTCTGGCTGTGTGCAACCGACGCCCCGGCAGACGCTGGGTACCTCTACTTCCGAGACCTTGGATCGGAGATCGAGCGCGGCCTCGGCGAGTGCCGGCCGGCGCTCGCCGTGTTCCTGCGCTCCGTCGGCCCGGACGTCGAGGACCGGTTCATGCGCTCGCTCGGGTACATGCTCGCCAAGTGGTGCTTGCTGCGGGAGATACAGGCTGTTGCCGGGTCGGCGGCCAAACTGGAAGCACCGCGTCGCCGTCGCGCGCTCCCCGCCGCGTGCCTGTCGTACGCCACCGAGGTGCACGGCCTCTTGATCCTGAAAGGCTACGCGCCTGTGCTCGCCATGCCGCGCGTCACGGGTCCCGCGTCCACGTCCATCGCCGCGTCGCCGCACGAGCTGCCCGAGGAGCCGGCGCTGCGGTACGGCCTGGCGCACCAGCAGCTGGAGGCCGTGGCGCAGCTGGAGTACGCGGCGCGCGTGCGTGACAGGAGGTTCGTAACCGTCTCCGTGCGCGTCGACAACGTCCGGGTACGCGTCGCGCCGCTCGCGTTCCGTAGTAATGACGGCGGAGGTAACGACGGGGAAGAAgcagaagacgacgacgacgccggcgTCGACGACATCATGGACGGCGAGAGCCATTTCCCATCCCGTATCCGCCTCTGGGTCGGCCCGCGGTTCGGCGCGTCCTATGCCACCGGCCCAAGCCTCGGCCGCTCCACGGGGAACCCAGAACGCGACGTCGAGATGACGCGCACCGTTAAGGGCGCCTTCTCCGGCGCCACTAAACCAGCCAACGGCGGCGTCGTGCCCAGGATCAAGGCGAAGATGCGCTCGTCGGCGCGGACGCGTAGCAGGAGCTGGCGCTGGGAGCAGGAGGCCGAGGGCAGCGCCGGCGTGTTCGAGGGGGTTCTGTACGACCCGGTCACCGGGACGGAGGTGTCCGCGTGGCGCCCAGCTGGtactggcggcggcggcggcactgGAGCGACAGACCCGAGGAACGGCATGAGAAGGCGGTATGGCGGGCCTGGGCGAGCGTTCAGTAAGATGCGAGGGCTGGTGGTGGCCGGCGACGAGCTGCCGGAGGAGATGACGTGGAGGGTGGGGAGGGAAGCGGAAGGGAGGACGCTGCGTTGGCGCTTAGGGCTCAAGGCTTGGGTGACCTACCTGCCCAACGAAGCAAGGAGCCGCCACTTCGAGACCCGCTGCATCGAGTGGGCGCACGAGGTGGATCTGCCGCTTCTGGCCGTCGACGGCGACCAGAGCTAA